A region of the Arenibacter antarcticus genome:
ACGGAAATCCATGAAAGATAAAGTCAAACCAATCCATTGGCTGCATTCCCTTGGCGCCACCCCAAACCCACTTTAGTTTACCAAAAAAATGTGGTTCAGGAAAGAAGGGCGCCAAGCCTAGAGTTAGACAAAGGAGCGCTATTAATTTCCAATTATTGAGGAGTTCTTTCATTTTTCACTAATGATTTGCTTTACAAAATTCCCAATGTTGTTGGTGCCGTTTTTGGTGATGTATTTAATAAATGCCGAGCCAATAATGGCACCTTTTGCCCATTTAGTAGCCTGCTGGAAAGTTTCGGAATTACTAATCCCAAACCCAATTATCTGAGGTGATATTAATTCCATCTTCGCAATTCTTTGAAAATAGGATTCCTGAACGGTACCAAAGCCATCGGACGAACCGGTGACGCTAGCAGAACTCACCATATATATGAATCCCTCAGAGGCCTTGTCTATTTGCGCAATACGCGCGTCACTGGTCTGTGGAGTGATTAGGAAAACATTTATTAATCCGTATTTTTTAAAAATAGCCTCATAGTGCTCCTGATATACATCTAACGGCAGGTCCGGTAAAATAAGTCCATCTATACCTACTTCCTGACATTTTTTGCAGAACGCTTCTACTCCATATTGTAAAATGGGATTAAAATACGCCATAATAATCAGGGGTATATTAACCGATGACCTTATATCTTTTAATTGCTCGAATAAAACTGTAGTAGTCATTCCATTTTTCAGGGCTTGGGTAGAACTAGCCTGTATGGTAGGGCCATCGGCCAAGGGATCGCTAAATGGCAATCCGATCTCTATCATATCAACCCCATTGCTTTCCAAATCCTGAATTATTTTGGCAGTATCGTTCAAATTCGGATATCCTGCTGTAAAATATATGGAGAATAATTTTTTATCCGATTGTAATTGGTGTTGTATTCTGTTCATACCAAATGTATTTTTAGTTTTCCCTCAAAGGGGGAATGATATTCCAAACTTATAGCTCGAAGTATTTTATATAGGTACTTAAATCCTTATCACCCCGTCCAGAAAGGTTAATAACAACCACGTCATTGGGTTTAAAGGCTCTTGTTTTTAAAATAGCAAAGGCGTGGGACGATTCTATTGCCGGAATTATACCTTCCAATTTAGAGAGTTCCATTCCCGCTTGCATGGCCTCGTCATCTGTTACTGGGATAAATTCTGCCCTCCCAGTTTTATACAGATGGGCATGCATAGGTCCAACACCTGGATAGTCTAATCCGGCAGAGATAGAATAGGGCTCTGTAATCTGTCCATCAGGAGTCTGCATCAGAAGAGTTTTGCATCCATGAATAATTCCCTCTTTTCCCAATACTGATGTTGCTGCACTTTCACCACTCTCTACGCCTTTTCCTGCAGCTTCTACCGCAATAATACCCACTTCCTCTTCGTGAAGGAAATGATAGAAGGTGCCTGCGGCATTACTTCCCCCTCCAACGCAGGCCACTACATAATCAGGATTTTCCTTGCCTTCCTGTTCTTTTAGCTGCCATTTGATCTCTTCAGAAATAATGGACTGGAATCTGGTGACCATATCTGGGTAAGGGTGTGGGCCAATGGCAGAACCTATAATATAATGAGTGTCCACAGGATTATTGATCCAATCTCTAATTGCTTCATTGGTAGCGTCTTTTAGGGTCCGACTCCCAGATAGGGCCGGCCTAACCTCTGCACCCAGCATTTTCATTCTAGCCACATTGGGGGCCTGGCGCGCAATATCAATCTCTCCCATATATACTATACACTCCATACCCATGAGGGCACATACGGTAGCAGTAGCCACCCCATGCTGTCCTGCACCAGTCTCCGCAATTATCCTAGTCTTGCCCAAGCGCTTCGCCATTAAGATCTGCCCTACCGTATTGTTAACCTTATGGGCCCCGGTATGGTTAAGGTCTTCGCGCTTTAAATATATTTTAGTGTTGTACTTTTCCGAAAGGCGTTTGGCGAAATATAAGGGGGAAGGTCTACCTACATAATTTTTTAATAATTGATCGAACTCTGCCTTAAAGGAAGGTTCTGCCATCACCTTTAAATACTGCTGCCTAAGATTTTCTACATTGGGATAGAGCATTTCGGGTATAAATGCCCCTCCAAATTCGCCGTAATATCCTTTTTCGTCAACGTTGTAATTCATGGTTATTATAGTATTAAGTACATAGTATTGAGTACATAGTAGTGAGTATTGAGAATCTCACTACTCAATACTCTTTTTAAACTCTTTTAGTTTTTCAATTTCTTTTAATCCAGGGGCTGTTTCAAACTTACTGTTTACATCTATGGCGTAACAGTATTTGGATTCTGGTCTTTGCAGAAAGTCTTTTAGTTTATCAGTTTCTTCAAGTCCTATTCCACCGCTTAAAAAGTAGGGTTTTTTTGAAGGGTATTCTTTTAGAACCTCCCAACTAAATACATAGCCATTCCCCCCTGGTAGCTTCCCTTTAGTGTCGAATAAAAAATAATCGCATACTGCCTCATAGGCCTGTAGTTGACCAAAATTGAAATCGTCCTTTATGGAAAAAACTTTAATAATTTCTACTTCCCTCTTGGGCTTGTTTATTTCAGACTTATTGGCCCCCTTTAATTGCTTACAAAAATCCGGACTTTCCTTTCCGTGCAACTGAACTGCCTGCAAATTGTATCTCTTTATTGTATTTATTATCTCTTCTAATGAGGCATCTACGAAAACGCCCACCTTTTTAATGTGATTTGGAATTTCGGAAATAGTTGTATTAAAAAAACGGGATGAGGGTTCCCAAAAGATAAAACCCATATAATCTGGACCTACGCTGGCTACTTCCAGCATATTATCTGGGTATTTCATACCACATACTTTCAGTTTCATGAGGTTAGCTGCTTTATGAATTGGGTAGCACTCTCTCCAGGATCATCGGTCTTCATAAAATTCTCTCCGATCAAAAATCCTTGGTATCCATAGGGTAGTAGCTCCTTTATTGCGTCAACGGAACTAATTCCGCTTTCAGAGACTTTTACAAAATCATCTGGGATAAGGGCAGAAAGGGTTTTACTGGTATCTAGGCTCACCTCAAAAGTTTTTAAATTTCTATTGTTGACGCCCAAGAGATCCAAACTAGGCATTATGGATTTATGCAGTTCTTCCTCATTATGTACTTCCAACAGGACATTAAGTGCCAAGCTTTGGGCAAATTGGGAAAGCGCTTTTATTTGTTCCCTAGTTAAAATGGAGGCGATCAATAAAATAACATCGGCACCATAGGCCTTAGCTTCCAAAATCTGGTATTCATCTACTACAAATTCCTTGCGCAATAATGGCATTTGGACAGAAGCTCTCGCTAGCAATAGGTCATCAAGTGATCCGCCGAAATATTTGCCATCGGTCAAAACAGACATGCCACAAGCACCTGCTTTTTCATAACCCTGGGCAACATCGTAAACACTATTGTTCTGATTGATTACCGATCTGGATGGAGATCTTCGTTTGTGTTCGGCAATAATTCCACTGGTACTATTCCTTAGGGTGTCAACCAATGAAAAAGTAGTTCTTTCGAATAAAATGGAAGCTTCCAATTGGGAAGCTGGTATGATGGATTTTTTTAATGCTACCTCTTTACGTTTATCAACAACTATTTTGTCCAGTATATTCATGTTTTTATTTTAAATAAAGGAGGATTTATTCTTAATTACTGCTTAGTGATTGTAATTTTTTAAGCGCCTGTAGTGCTTTGCCACTAACTAAGGATTCTTTAGCCATCTCAAATCCCTCTATAGGGCTAATTCCCTTTACGGTAGCAATGGCGATACCGGCATTGGCACAGACCACATTGTTCTGTGGAGCGGTTCCCTTACCCTGAAGCACGTTCATAAATACTTGAGCAGATTCCTCTATACTATCGCCTCCAACAATATCGGTAGCTGAGATGGTGTCGACGCCAAAATCGGAAGGTTTTAACATGCCTTCGGAGGTATTGGTGATCGTTTTGGTGTTGCAGGTCAGGGAAATCTCATCATAACCGTCCAACGCATGTAGTATAGTAAAGTTCTTATCCGTTTTCTGGTATAAATAGCCGTACATTCTGGCGAGTTCCAAATTGAAAACCCCGACCATTTGATTTTTTGGAAAGGCAGGGTTTACCATGGGTCCCAACATATTGAAAAACGTTTTTACCGCTAATTCCTTACGAATGGGGGCTACATTTTTCATGGCTGGGTGAAATAACGGTGCATGTAATACACAGATTCCACTTTCCACCAAACATTTCTCCAAAAAACCTGGATCATTGCTGAAACGTATGCCTAAAAATTCCATTACGTTGCTGCTGCCACATTTTGACGACACCCCATAATTGCCGTGTTTGGTAACGGGTATTCCCGCCCCTGCCGTAACAAAACTTGCAAGGGTAGAGATGTTAAAAGTATCCTTGCCATCACCTCCAGTGCCGCAAAGGTCAACGGGATTATAGGCTGAAAGGTCTACTGCTAAACAGAGTTCCAACAATGCATCCCTAAAGCCCTCCAATTCTTCAATGGTGACACTTCGCATCATATAAACGGTGAGGAATGCCGCAATCTGACTGGTGTTATAATCTCCTTTTGCTATATTGACCAATACTTGCTTTGCTACCTCCTTGGGAAGTACATCATGGTTGATCAATTTGTTTAATATTTCTTTCATTTCTTGTTTTTACTAATTAGGAACTAGAGCTATAATTCAGAATAGGATTCGCAACCATTCCCTGTGTTTCCCCTAAATTTTATTTTAACTCACTACTCACTACTCACTACTCCAGTTAATTCCCGACCCAATTTTTTAATATTTCCTTTCCCATGGGGGTAAGTACCGATTCTGGATGAAACTGTACGGCGCATACATCGTAGCTGGTATGGCGTAGGGACATTACCTGTCCGTTTTCATCATAGGAAGTAGCAATAAGGACCTCGGGAAGCTTAGGGTCCACTACCCAAGAATGGTAACGACCTACTTCCAGTTCTTTTGGAAGGCCTTTGAATAAAATGTCGTCCTTAACGATATTTATTTTGGTAGCAATACCATGGTATACCTGATCTAAGTTTATTATGCTTCCACCAAATACTTCGGCAATAGCCTGTTGTCCCAGACACACTCCAAAGATACTTTTGGTTGGTGCAT
Encoded here:
- the trpA gene encoding tryptophan synthase subunit alpha, producing MNRIQHQLQSDKKLFSIYFTAGYPNLNDTAKIIQDLESNGVDMIEIGLPFSDPLADGPTIQASSTQALKNGMTTTVLFEQLKDIRSSVNIPLIIMAYFNPILQYGVEAFCKKCQEVGIDGLILPDLPLDVYQEHYEAIFKKYGLINVFLITPQTSDARIAQIDKASEGFIYMVSSASVTGSSDGFGTVQESYFQRIAKMELISPQIIGFGISNSETFQQATKWAKGAIIGSAFIKYITKNGTNNIGNFVKQIISEK
- the trpB gene encoding tryptophan synthase subunit beta, with protein sequence MNYNVDEKGYYGEFGGAFIPEMLYPNVENLRQQYLKVMAEPSFKAEFDQLLKNYVGRPSPLYFAKRLSEKYNTKIYLKREDLNHTGAHKVNNTVGQILMAKRLGKTRIIAETGAGQHGVATATVCALMGMECIVYMGEIDIARQAPNVARMKMLGAEVRPALSGSRTLKDATNEAIRDWINNPVDTHYIIGSAIGPHPYPDMVTRFQSIISEEIKWQLKEQEGKENPDYVVACVGGGSNAAGTFYHFLHEEEVGIIAVEAAGKGVESGESAATSVLGKEGIIHGCKTLLMQTPDGQITEPYSISAGLDYPGVGPMHAHLYKTGRAEFIPVTDDEAMQAGMELSKLEGIIPAIESSHAFAILKTRAFKPNDVVVINLSGRGDKDLSTYIKYFEL
- a CDS encoding phosphoribosylanthranilate isomerase; this translates as MKLKVCGMKYPDNMLEVASVGPDYMGFIFWEPSSRFFNTTISEIPNHIKKVGVFVDASLEEIINTIKRYNLQAVQLHGKESPDFCKQLKGANKSEINKPKREVEIIKVFSIKDDFNFGQLQAYEAVCDYFLFDTKGKLPGGNGYVFSWEVLKEYPSKKPYFLSGGIGLEETDKLKDFLQRPESKYCYAIDVNSKFETAPGLKEIEKLKEFKKSIE
- the trpC gene encoding indole-3-glycerol phosphate synthase TrpC, producing MNILDKIVVDKRKEVALKKSIIPASQLEASILFERTTFSLVDTLRNSTSGIIAEHKRRSPSRSVINQNNSVYDVAQGYEKAGACGMSVLTDGKYFGGSLDDLLLARASVQMPLLRKEFVVDEYQILEAKAYGADVILLIASILTREQIKALSQFAQSLALNVLLEVHNEEELHKSIMPSLDLLGVNNRNLKTFEVSLDTSKTLSALIPDDFVKVSESGISSVDAIKELLPYGYQGFLIGENFMKTDDPGESATQFIKQLTS
- the trpD gene encoding anthranilate phosphoribosyltransferase, with protein sequence MKEILNKLINHDVLPKEVAKQVLVNIAKGDYNTSQIAAFLTVYMMRSVTIEELEGFRDALLELCLAVDLSAYNPVDLCGTGGDGKDTFNISTLASFVTAGAGIPVTKHGNYGVSSKCGSSNVMEFLGIRFSNDPGFLEKCLVESGICVLHAPLFHPAMKNVAPIRKELAVKTFFNMLGPMVNPAFPKNQMVGVFNLELARMYGYLYQKTDKNFTILHALDGYDEISLTCNTKTITNTSEGMLKPSDFGVDTISATDIVGGDSIEESAQVFMNVLQGKGTAPQNNVVCANAGIAIATVKGISPIEGFEMAKESLVSGKALQALKKLQSLSSN
- a CDS encoding aminodeoxychorismate/anthranilate synthase component II, translating into MDKHQNKENTISSPALGGQKGAILVIDNYDSFTYNLVHYLEDLDCEVVVRRNDQITLDEVAVFDKIVLSPGPGIPDEAGLLKAIIAEYAPTKSIFGVCLGQQAIAEVFGGSIINLDQVYHGIATKINIVKDDILFKGLPKELEVGRYHSWVVDPKLPEVLIATSYDENGQVMSLRHTSYDVCAVQFHPESVLTPMGKEILKNWVGN